The following coding sequences are from one Humulus lupulus chromosome X, drHumLupu1.1, whole genome shotgun sequence window:
- the LOC133806112 gene encoding uncharacterized protein LOC133806112 encodes MPGLDPNVVVHRLAVSKDVPPVKQSQRRIQPELILKVEAEIDKLIRVDFIREVKYPNWLANIVPVLKKNGQICICVDYRDLNRACPKDEFPLPIIELLVDATIGFNALSFVDGFSGYNHIKMAPEDEELTAFLTPKGIYCDTITPFRVKNAGATYQRAMTTVFEDMLHNTIECYVDDLVMTTKERRNHLDDLRQVFDKLRKHQLKMNPLKCAFGLTSGKYLRFIVRHRGIEIDPAKIKVILEMLPPRNLVNYGDCKEDWITSEEFAINFVPQKAIKGQALADFLAAHPIPDNMELHEDLPDEEVFTIETSSWQLFFDGAAKKCGAGAGIVFVTPSGGLIPYSFHILAICTNNEAEYEALIIGLEIALEMQIQSLEVYGDSLLILKQINGEFVVKHEALIPYCEKAKHLIAQFQTITVNHVPRSKNGKANALAKLVASLTLPGERDIQITIGERLLLPQIMERKEEISTIN; translated from the exons ATGCCAGGCTTGGATCCAAATGTTGTGGTACATAGGTTGGCAGTATCAAAAGATGTTCCACCTGTGAAACAATCGCAAAGAAGAATTCAACCAGAGTTAATCCTGAAAGTTGAAGCAGAAATTGACAAATTGATAAGAGTTGACTTCATTCGAGAAGTTAAATATCCAAATTGGCTTGCAAACATTGTCCCCGTGTTAAAGAAAAATGGGCAAATTTGTATATGTGTGGATTATCGAGATCTAAATCGTGCTTGCCCAAAAGATGAATTCCCACTTCCCATTATTGAATTGCTAGTAGATGCCACTATTGGATTTAATGCATTATCATTCGTGGATGGGTTTTCTGggtataatcatattaaaatggcACCTGAAGATGAAGAACTCACTGCTTTTTTAACACCAAAAGGCATTTATTGTGACACAATTACACCATTTAGGGTTAAAAATGCAGGCGCAACCTACCAAAGAGCAATGACCACTGTCTTTGAAGACATGCTTCACAATACTATCGAATGTTATGTCGATGATTTGGTGATGACAACTAAAGAGAGGAGAAATCATCTTGATGACTTAAGGCAAGTCTTTGATAAACTTAGAAAACATCAACTCAAGATGAATcctttaaaatgtgcatttgggTTAACATCAGGAAAGTACCTCAGATTCATTGTTAGACATCGAGGAATTGAAATTGACCCCGCAAAAATAAAGGTGATTTTGGAAATGCTTCCCCCACGCAACTTAGTCAATTACGGGGATTGTAAGGAAGACTGGATTACATCCGAAG AGTTTGCAATCAACTTTGTCCCGCAAaaagcaataaaaggacaagcattggctgaTTTTCTGGCAGCGCACCCAATTCCAGACAATATGGAGTTGCATGAAGACCTTCCAGACGAGGAGGTTTTCACAATTGAAACCTCATCTTGGCAACTTTTCTTTGATGGGGCAGCAAAGAAGTGTGGGGCAGGCGCTGGCATTGTCTTTGTGACACCTTCCGGAGGACTGATACCTTACTCTTTTCATATTCTGGCTATATGtaccaataatgaagcagaatatgaagcgTTAATAATCGGTCTTGAAATTGCACTTGAAATGCAAATACAATCACTAGAGGTATATGGCGATTCTCTTTTGATTCTCAAACAAATTAATGGTGAATTTGTAGTCAAGCATGAGGCTTTAATTCCTTATTGTGAGAAGGCTAAGCATTTGATTGCTCAATTCCAAACTATCACGGTAAATCATGTCCCTAGGTCAAAAAATGGCAAAGCTAATGCTTTAGCTAAATTAGTTGCATCACTAACGCTTCCTGGTGAAAGGGATATTCAAATTACAATAGGAGAACGCCTTTTGTTACCCCAaattatggagaggaaagaagaaaTAAGTACCATAAATTAG